The window CTATACACACCAACACCTGTGGTGTAATTCTAGCCCTATAATGAACACCTGCTACAACCTATCTGTGCTCAATGTGCTGACTCCTTTGGCCATCACACATGAAAGTCAGTCTGTGATAAGTAAAAGTGATATTATGCATAATGATAGAGACAATAATAAGCTTTACGCCAAtctatatcggatcggccgatattttgcattttatgcaatttgtgagatcggctgtaatgtcttaattcgccgATCCGATCAaagtcgtcatgttgaaactttttgcagatgctccagttgcatagattgcagacagacaagctatttgcaatctgtgcaacactaaagtacctcgtggggaagcatctgcaaaatgtttcaacaccacaaatgtacctggatagggaacacgaggaggagcatgccgagtttaagaaacggagcgtggacaaagaagacttgatcggatcggtgatcggtttatttaaactcactgatcggtgatcggccccaaaaatcctgatttGTGTAAAGGCTAgacaataatttaattaatcttCTTTCTGGATAAATGTAAAGTTGGTTTTAATTCAACAGAAGTCCATCCCAAAATGTCTAATATTTTAATGTCAGTTATAAGATTTCGCATTTGACCActattgtgttttctctgtccaCCAGACACGTCTTCTTCATGCACGTGAAGGAGGATCTCCATAACGGTCACCTGCGTATGGGCTCCGAACAAGCAGAGGAGCTGAGTGCACTCCTGGCGCAAGCCGAATTTGGTGACTACAACCAAAACACAGCCCAGTACTGGTATTCAGAGCTGTGTGGAGAGGAGCCAAGCCCTGACACCATCAACAGGTACTTTATATTACTGTAGTATATCTCATCATTACTTCTTGTTTTGAACTTAAAGACCAGCATATGCAATTGTTCTGGCAATTCTACAGTCATTCAATATGTCAGCTCTCCTGATACTCAGCACCCTCATTGTCTCTGGGGGAGGTAGGAGTCCTTCCCAAAAGTAAATAGTGGGTCATGGCAACAAGCCAAAGACATGGCATGGCATAATGTGGCAGCTGGTGTTCAAAGAAATGCTTTCCAATAATTCTACAAGTTGGGCTAATAATTCTGTCTTCATtcttaggtgtgtgtgtgtgtgtgtgtgtgtgtgtgtctcagattgtacacaaacatattgtcAGCAGAACAGAGTAATGACAGGAAATCAGATAACCAGTGTTTGCACTGAACCTCCCACTGTACATCTTGAGTATTTTCTCTCTCAACAAAAAGCAGGAGACAAACTTTCACTACTGTCAGTAAGAGAATATGGATCCAAATGCATTATCAAATATCAAAGTTTGACAACATAAGTCCAAAAATACTTGGATACAGCAGTGACTGTCCCAACTACAGATGATGTGAATTTATTCAGGAATGACTGCAGTGTTTGTAGCAACAGTACTCATATGTACTGGAACCATTTGTTTATGCACATGATACTGTTCCTCAAATGCTGAGACTCCCAAATTATATATTATCAAGCCCATCTGCCAAACATGCTACATTAAACTTGAGCAGTATTGTGCCAGCAGGCACTGCTGTTATTGCAACACCCACACTCAACCCCAgcatgactgtgtgtttatgtatgcaGGTAGATGCATTGAGCCGATATTCTTcacaatgatttttattttattttatttgctcttTGATCCACAGTTAAGAGGCAAttctatgtgtttttttactgtagTCTATGCAGACCTAAACGAAGCATTCAGCTAACCCTCTTcagcatttattttaaaagtataGTTGTTACAGAAGAACCAGTTCAACATAACAGCTTTCTGCCTCAAGGCATGCTCAACTTTGACAGTTTGCTTGCATAATGCAGCCATTACAGTGGGTGTTCTTGGTACATGATAAATAAGCAATAATATTGTATTATAAGCTAATTTTCAATCTGGGCATTTGAGTTGAACCACCTACAACTGTGGTCTCACTTTCCATCTCTCCTGCAGTATCATATCTAGACACAAGGCTCTGGAGGGTTCGGGCCAGGGCTCAGTGGAGTATCAGGCCCTGCAGCTGGTCTCATCTCTGGAGCATTATGGTGTGGAGTGGCACTGGGCTCGCGATGCAAACGGCCAGCGGCTAGCAATAGGAGTCGGTCCGGAGGGCATCGCTGTTTGCAAGGAGGACTTCAGCTTAGTCAACAGGTATGATTAATCTTTGCATCTACTAATAGCCGTATGTGCTCTTACAGTGATAGTGTGTTGCAGTAGGTGTCAAGAATGTACGTTTTTATGTCTTGTGCATGTCTGTCTTTCACTACATAgaatttctctctgtctttcagagTAAGCTATCCCATCATTCAGATTGCCACCCAGTCGGGGAAAACTGTGTACTTAACAGTTACCAAGGATACAAATGACAGCGTGGTGCTCTTGTTCAAGCTGATCAGTAACCGGGCAGCCAGTGGCCTTTACCGGGCCATCACAGAGACTCATGCCTTCTACAGGTGAGAGCAAATAACGTAGAATATTGAAACTCAGATCAATGCCTCACATACAGTCACACGTTATATAACTGTGCAGCCAGATTTGAATAGAAGTGGATATAGGCCTTTGACTTTGTACCGTGGCTCAAAGTGCTGGCTTTAAGTATTATAGGCAAATGAGCGCAGTTGGCTATATCTTACCTCATGTTGGGTTAAGATAGTGTAACCATTACAAGTAATTTTGAGTTCTGCTGCTCAGTTGAgctttgtgtttctgtatgcGTGTATCAGCAGTCTTGTCATTCACCAGTCTGACCTGCTTTTTCCTAACTACTATGATGGGATGTACTGATGATGTACAGAGCAGTTTATTGTTCACTGTTCAGTAATCAGTAATGACAGCTAGAGTGAATGACAAGGGGGGAAAACCTGGCCTATAATGTGttgtctttagtttttttttaacttgatcTGCTCTTTTTGGAGTGCAACTATTACTCAGTATTCATTCTCCTACATTTGTACTCATTGACCAAGTGTGCTCCTGTTCATTTTTAACCCTGATATGGCACAGATCCATGCAAAGTGgggcacataaacacataaaacaagtCCTTGACCTgcatgaaaactgaaaacagtgATTGCTCAGGACAAAGAAGGatatatgcttttttttcccttcctatAAACAATGTGTGGGCCTTTTTGTGAGCACGCATGTGAAATTTTTAGCTAACAGGGACAATTCAAATGGCTGAGCTATGAAATTGTTTTCAGTCACAATAGTACAAAGATACAAAAGACAGCCCTGTCCTTTTGTTTCAGGGATGGGTTTTAGCTCAGAGTCTGCaggttcatttattcatttctttgcAGTCATGTCTTCGTCCTGCTTTCTCAGAAACAAGTGTACAGTGATTATCTCACCATGGCAAATGTGGTATCAGAACAGGATTAACATTTGGTGTTGTCTAAATAAACAGTGCAGGGTCGGTGTTAAATTATATAGAGATGAACCCTACACAACAGTGACTGCAGAAACAATCATTAGTTAATGAAAGTGATTTGATCAAAATTGGCGATTTCCTGTTAAAACTTTGAcagttgttattattttttacacatatttttttcttattttaatttccaGGTGTGACACAGTTACGAATGCAGTGATGATGCAGTACAGCCGAGACTTCAAGGGCCACCTGGCTTCACTTTTCCTCAACGAAAACATCAACCTGGGCAAGAAGTATGTTTTTGACATCCGACGTACCTCCAAGGAAGTGTACGACCACGCCCGTCGTGCCCTCTACAACTCTGGTGTGGTGGATCTGGTGTCCCGCTCTGGCAGCGGGGAACGCTCCTCTCCTTCACACTCCCCAAGCCGGGACAACCAACAGGATGAGGGGCTGGACTGTGGGAGCTGCCAACAGAGCCGAGCCCTGCAGGAGAGGCTGCAGAAGCTTCGAGAAGCTTTGTTGTGCATGCTTTGCTGCGAGGAGGAGATAGATGCTGCATTTTGCCCATGTGGCCATATGGTGTGCTGCCAGACCTGCGCAAATCAGCTTCAGGTAAggttctttttcagtttttgtgaaAATGTCTCTACACTTTCCTATAGAAGACTGTGTTTATCAGTCACAGTGGGGGGCTTTTTATTAGAAAGGTGAGCATTTTCAAGCCATTTACACTGAGAGATGACACTGCTGTTTTATATACTGCAAATGCTGATTTCAACAAGAACTTCaagcttttccttttttgtttggtCCTTTTTATTTGAGGCACCTGAGCCCACTTTGAGTTTTCAGCTGTACCCAAAAGCTCTTTAGTTATACTTTTCTTTTAGCTTCTCATCCTTTATGGTCCTTTAAACCGCATCAAAAGCTTTTCTTACACTCTGCTGACCTGattgcccccccacccccccacttAATAAGCTAAATGTTGCCCATCTTTGTGGAAGCAGAtggcgtgtgcatgtgtgtgtatgtgtgagagagtttgTCTTATGAGGGATTATAGCAGCCAGGCAAATCTCCCTTCCATTAACTCAACTAGGAAACGTGACCCAGCTAATAAATGTGTGGAAGAGTGAGATGAAACTTCAGACAATAGAGAGAAAGGAAGTTCCACTGCTTTCAGCATGACTGAAAACTGTTTTCCCATAATAGCAACCCAttacacttgtgtttttttatgattaagCTTACCTTGTCATAAGTAAGATATTTGTCATTGTCCTTCAGTCTTAACACTGATAGTGGTGAGATGACACAAGTGATGACTAATTAATTGCCTAAATGCAGTCAGCTCTACTCAAGTACATTTGATGAGAGAGCTGGTTTCCATTACTCTGAGAACTGTTTGATACTGTCAGACATTAGTGGCAACTGTTGTTAGCTGGCTTTGACACATCTTGGCAACATGTGCGTTAACCCAATTatttaacaaaatgaaacaagGCCATGAAATGTTTAAGATGAGTTAAAGCAAATCTGTGAATACTTTGGAGTTGAGAACAAGAACAATGTCACCCAATATTCCCTAGATAAGGATTTCTAAGGAGTTCACAGCATAAATACATTAGTTGAACCATTTGAAATTTGGCTCAGAGTATAGGTGACCACTTTGCCATCTTTTTATCATGTCTGACCAAAgccaaatatttaaatgtataataaatgtataaatgccCCTCTCTAAATGTTATTCAGCgcttaatacatttttttatatccTCTGACAGTTGTGTCCTGTATGTCGATCGGAGGTGGAGCACGTGCAGCACATCTACCTGCCCACCTGCACCAGCCTGCTCAGCCTGGCGCTGACTGACAACCACCAACAACACCGTAGCA is drawn from Scomber japonicus isolate fScoJap1 chromosome 15, fScoJap1.pri, whole genome shotgun sequence and contains these coding sequences:
- the mylipa gene encoding E3 ubiquitin-protein ligase MYLIP-A, giving the protein MLCHVTRPDSVVMEVEVDAKANGEDCLNKVCRKLGIIEVDYFGLQFTGSKGENLWLNLRNRICQQMDNVTPCRLRLRVKFFVEPHLILQEQTRHVFFMHVKEDLHNGHLRMGSEQAEELSALLAQAEFGDYNQNTAQYWYSELCGEEPSPDTINSIISRHKALEGSGQGSVEYQALQLVSSLEHYGVEWHWARDANGQRLAIGVGPEGIAVCKEDFSLVNRVSYPIIQIATQSGKTVYLTVTKDTNDSVVLLFKLISNRAASGLYRAITETHAFYRCDTVTNAVMMQYSRDFKGHLASLFLNENINLGKKYVFDIRRTSKEVYDHARRALYNSGVVDLVSRSGSGERSSPSHSPSRDNQQDEGLDCGSCQQSRALQERLQKLREALLCMLCCEEEIDAAFCPCGHMVCCQTCANQLQLCPVCRSEVEHVQHIYLPTCTSLLSLALTDNHQQHRSSIPAPIHRDMASPHSCSATEYDHKIYHT